A region of Elusimicrobiota bacterium DNA encodes the following proteins:
- a CDS encoding MMPL family transporter, which produces MPSREKTVARAAHFITRRAAFLLAGTILLSLFFSYQVVHLQTTSSIDDFFDWTSPSAKFFRDFKKVFPKEEFFIIAFEDKDIFTTANLTLIRSLTNDLKNIEEIMDVTSLANVTDTVGTEDSFIAEGFLKDIPADSRGLEDLGRRATSNPLFLRQLISSDRRTTAIVVYAFDRPDDPHYKDRLLSKTRAVLERYSPSGKQFHLAGYIVTNLALNDYMDRDLVRFVPLTFFFVALTIVWVFRSRRLFFWPWPTSALPLPPHWAYRPFAGSRSTTSRRS; this is translated from the coding sequence TTGCCGTCCCGCGAAAAAACGGTGGCGCGCGCCGCCCATTTCATCACTCGGCGGGCGGCCTTTCTTTTGGCCGGGACCATCCTCCTGAGCCTTTTCTTTTCCTACCAAGTCGTGCATTTACAAACGACAAGTTCTATCGACGATTTCTTCGATTGGACCAGTCCGTCGGCCAAGTTCTTCCGCGACTTCAAAAAAGTCTTCCCCAAAGAGGAATTTTTTATTATCGCTTTTGAGGACAAGGACATCTTCACGACGGCGAACCTCACCCTGATCCGGTCCCTCACCAACGATTTAAAAAACATCGAGGAAATCATGGACGTGACCAGCTTGGCCAACGTCACGGACACCGTGGGCACAGAGGACTCTTTTATCGCGGAGGGTTTTCTCAAAGACATCCCCGCCGATTCCCGTGGACTGGAAGATCTGGGACGGCGCGCGACAAGCAATCCCCTCTTCCTCCGCCAGCTCATTTCTTCCGATCGCCGGACCACCGCCATCGTCGTCTATGCCTTCGACCGACCCGACGACCCCCACTACAAAGACCGACTTCTCAGCAAGACCCGCGCGGTGCTGGAGCGGTATTCCCCCTCCGGCAAACAGTTTCATTTGGCCGGGTACATCGTCACCAATCTGGCCCTCAACGATTACATGGACCGCGATTTGGTGCGGTTCGTTCCTTTAACGTTTTTTTTCGTCGCTCTCACGATCGTATGGGTCTTTCGTAGCCGACGCCTGTTCTTTTGGCCATGGCCAACATCTGCCTTACCGTTGCCTCCACACTGGGCTTATCGGCCTTTTGCGGGTTCCCGCTCAACAACGTCACGTCGATCGTGA
- the moeB gene encoding molybdopterin-synthase adenylyltransferase MoeB, whose product MPEVGVEGQEKLAEAKVLLIGAGGLGSPNALYLAAAGVGTLGLVDFDKVDHTNLHRQVIHGTSDVGRLKVESAKDTIQDINPNVSVKTYTVPFTREVALDILKNYDIVVDGTDNFQTRYLTNDACVFLKKPNVYASIFRFDGQATVFKPGDPASPCYRCLYPEPPPPGEVPSCAEGGVLGILPGLVGLIQATETIKLIIGKGRSLVGRLLLINALEMTFDELQIRRNPSCPVCGDHPTVTTLVDYDQFCGIGRGNESTEKSLNGGGDMSVRDLKARLDRKDRFVLLDVREPNEYEIARIPGSRLIPLGDIAQRAGELDTADDIVVHCKSGVRSQKAIQILKQMGFKRLTNVKGGILAWADEVDSSIPKY is encoded by the coding sequence ATGCCGGAAGTGGGTGTGGAGGGGCAGGAAAAACTGGCGGAAGCCAAAGTCCTTCTCATCGGCGCCGGGGGGTTGGGGTCGCCGAACGCGCTCTACCTGGCCGCGGCGGGGGTGGGAACGCTGGGACTCGTTGATTTCGACAAAGTCGACCACACCAACCTCCATCGCCAGGTGATCCACGGAACCTCCGACGTGGGCCGTTTGAAAGTGGAAAGCGCCAAGGATACTATTCAGGACATCAACCCCAACGTGTCCGTAAAAACCTACACCGTCCCCTTCACCCGGGAGGTGGCCCTGGATATTTTGAAGAACTACGACATTGTCGTGGATGGAACCGACAATTTTCAGACCCGTTACTTGACCAACGATGCCTGTGTTTTTTTGAAGAAGCCGAACGTGTACGCCTCCATTTTTCGTTTCGACGGCCAGGCCACAGTTTTTAAACCGGGCGACCCCGCAAGCCCCTGCTATCGGTGTCTTTATCCCGAACCGCCGCCTCCGGGGGAAGTGCCGTCCTGCGCCGAAGGCGGGGTCCTGGGGATCCTTCCCGGCCTGGTGGGGCTGATTCAGGCCACGGAAACCATCAAGCTGATTATCGGGAAAGGGCGTTCCCTGGTGGGCCGTCTCCTCTTGATCAACGCGCTGGAGATGACCTTTGACGAGCTTCAGATTCGCCGAAACCCCTCTTGCCCGGTCTGCGGGGACCACCCCACCGTGACCACCCTGGTCGACTACGACCAATTCTGCGGGATCGGGCGGGGAAATGAGTCCACCGAGAAATCCTTGAACGGCGGGGGGGACATGAGCGTGCGAGACCTGAAGGCCCGCTTGGACAGGAAAGATCGTTTCGTGCTTTTGGATGTGCGCGAGCCGAACGAATATGAAATCGCCCGCATTCCCGGTTCGCGGTTGATTCCCCTGGGCGACATTGCCCAGCGGGCGGGCGAATTGGACACGGCAGACGATATCGTGGTCCACTGTAAATCAGGGGTCCGGAGCCAAAAAGCCATCCAAATTCTTAAACAGATGGGCTTTAAAAGACTCACCAACGTCAAAGGCGGCATTCTGGCCTGGGCGGACGAAGTGGATTCTTCCATCCCGAAGTATTGA
- a CDS encoding LacI family DNA-binding transcriptional regulator — MPIHSLEDLAKRLKVSRRTVSRVLREEKNVSPLLRERVARYLKREDYVPNAQASRLAAGRVPVVGLVFPESFLPSMDDYAARVIRGVLQAAQLRDHQVTFYAFKNLDLAEACRLHQGKRVGGLLFVAFGPSDFKALQTLRGRDVPVVSANLICPGVDSFDCDNVLGGYLAAKHLLEAGRKRVAFLHGDPGWVSSNDRFRGFKKALDEGGQVPRPELVQNAYYSMSAAHDAVLKMLGRRGARPDAIFAANDLMCMGAYAAVREHSLRVPEDVALIGFDDIPVCGLPILETTLSSIAQPLDDIARAATDRLMDLMESETVSAPIHRLFPPKLVVRESSGGAQPHRWA; from the coding sequence ATGCCCATACATTCACTGGAAGATCTGGCGAAACGACTAAAGGTTTCTCGACGGACAGTTTCCCGGGTCTTGCGCGAAGAGAAAAACGTTTCTCCTCTCCTGCGGGAACGCGTGGCGCGTTATCTGAAGCGGGAAGACTACGTCCCCAACGCCCAAGCCTCCCGTTTGGCCGCGGGTCGGGTGCCCGTGGTGGGCCTTGTTTTTCCGGAAAGTTTTCTCCCTTCCATGGACGATTACGCGGCCCGGGTCATCCGGGGGGTTCTTCAAGCCGCTCAACTTCGGGATCACCAAGTCACTTTCTACGCCTTTAAAAATTTGGATTTGGCGGAGGCCTGCCGGCTTCACCAAGGCAAGCGGGTGGGGGGACTGCTTTTCGTCGCTTTTGGTCCGTCGGATTTCAAGGCGCTTCAAACCCTTCGCGGGCGGGACGTTCCCGTGGTGAGCGCGAACCTCATTTGTCCGGGTGTCGATTCCTTTGATTGTGACAATGTTCTGGGCGGTTACCTGGCGGCCAAACATTTGTTGGAGGCCGGGCGGAAGCGGGTGGCGTTTTTGCATGGCGATCCCGGGTGGGTGAGTTCCAACGACCGCTTCCGGGGTTTCAAGAAAGCTCTGGATGAAGGGGGGCAGGTTCCCCGGCCGGAGCTCGTGCAAAACGCCTACTACTCCATGTCCGCCGCCCACGACGCGGTGTTGAAAATGTTGGGTCGCCGCGGGGCCCGGCCGGACGCTATTTTTGCGGCCAACGATTTGATGTGCATGGGGGCCTACGCCGCCGTTCGGGAGCATAGCCTCCGGGTGCCCGAGGACGTGGCGTTGATCGGTTTCGACGACATTCCGGTCTGCGGACTCCCGATCCTCGAGACCACCCTTTCTTCCATCGCCCAGCCCCTGGACGACATCGCCCGGGCCGCCACGGATCGGCTCATGGATCTGATGGAGAGTGAAACCGTTTCCGCTCCGATCCACCGTCTCTTTCCACCCAAGTTGGTGGTCCGGGAGAGTTCCGGTGGCGCGCAACCACACCGCTGGGCCTGA
- a CDS encoding HAD-IA family hydrolase: protein MYPNVLETLKALRPRGLAVVTNKPMAHTEKTLKALGVESLFEVVLGGDSLSTRKPDPGPVTEALRRLGVLPDQAVMVGDSPMDIQSAQAAGVRVAAVTYGFRTGVELMSYSPDFLISAFAELREVVK, encoded by the coding sequence CTGTACCCGAACGTTCTTGAAACGCTGAAAGCCTTAAGGCCGCGGGGGTTGGCGGTGGTGACGAACAAGCCCATGGCGCACACGGAAAAAACACTGAAGGCCTTGGGGGTGGAATCCCTTTTCGAGGTGGTCTTGGGGGGGGATTCACTGTCGACGAGGAAACCCGACCCCGGACCGGTGACGGAGGCCCTTCGCCGGTTGGGAGTCTTGCCGGACCAGGCGGTCATGGTGGGGGACAGCCCCATGGATATTCAATCGGCTCAGGCGGCGGGGGTTCGGGTGGCGGCCGTCACCTATGGATTTAGAACCGGGGTTGAGTTAATGTCTTACTCTCCGGATTTTCTCATCAGCGCGTTCGCCGAATTGCGGGAGGTCGTCAAGTGA
- a CDS encoding HAD hydrolase-like protein encodes MDVQGVLFDLDGTLIDSRRDIAACVNFTLAALGRPSPLSLESVEKMVGDGVRQLLTRAAGVLDEPTMKRALEIFLPYYLDHCADTI; translated from the coding sequence ATGGACGTGCAAGGGGTTCTGTTCGACCTGGACGGGACTCTGATCGATAGCCGGAGGGACATCGCGGCCTGTGTCAATTTTACGTTGGCCGCCCTGGGGCGGCCTTCGCCCCTTTCTTTGGAGAGCGTTGAAAAGATGGTCGGGGATGGGGTGCGTCAGCTCCTCACCCGGGCGGCCGGGGTATTGGACGAACCAACGATGAAACGCGCGCTGGAAATTTTCCTTCCCTATTATTTGGACCATTGCGCCGACACGATTTAA
- a CDS encoding ThiF family adenylyltransferase — translation MDAIQEKIRNTRVLVAGCGAGSTIAESMVRTGFTKFFLADHDTVSSHNLNRQAYEFKDLNRPKVEALRDRLVGINPDIEVEAFNERVTQKNVAKIVGKIDFVIDTIDFLNLPDVIALHDESHLQKKPYCPASPPAGARRAFIFLGAIHAPRARFSVFQNTGPSMGNLILSVLPGSCRCWGLT, via the coding sequence TTGGACGCGATTCAGGAAAAGATCCGCAACACCCGAGTTCTTGTGGCAGGGTGCGGGGCGGGAAGCACCATCGCAGAGTCCATGGTTCGAACTGGTTTCACAAAGTTTTTTCTCGCGGACCACGACACGGTGTCTTCCCACAACCTCAACCGTCAGGCCTATGAATTCAAAGACTTGAACCGGCCAAAAGTGGAAGCCTTGCGCGATCGGCTTGTCGGCATCAACCCCGATATCGAAGTGGAGGCGTTCAATGAGCGGGTCACGCAAAAGAACGTGGCGAAAATCGTCGGCAAAATTGATTTCGTGATAGACACGATTGATTTTCTTAACCTTCCCGACGTGATCGCTCTGCACGACGAGTCGCACCTTCAAAAAAAACCGTATTGTCCTGCCTCACCGCCGGCTGGGGCGCGGCGGGCCTTTATTTTCCTGGGGGCCATTCATGCACCGCGCGCACGCTTTTCGGTCTTCCAGAACACGGGCCCGTCGATGGGGAATCTTATATTGAGCGTTTTGCCGGGATCATGTCGGTGTTGGGGGCTCACCTGA